Proteins encoded by one window of Haematobia irritans isolate KBUSLIRL chromosome 2, ASM5000362v1, whole genome shotgun sequence:
- the IFT46 gene encoding intraflagellar transport 46, with protein sequence MNYYDEEISVNVLAGAADIKPTPNNIKMERIPSRGSTLDSVRSVVSRQESDAGSDNALQRGAMLGRPRQRVMMHGNSTDDDGLLQDILDHDDDEDDDSDIQMEDKPSLQPIYSEQKDFTRRSGGGGAGAAATGGMQQRNQARPTSSRMKVNLPTAKILDNDSDGSETDSEETDGDGHGRKHGKGNGPMDYSPSWESQMTITPDKWENLQVNQEIKDLFPYILKYIPQHIETAYHLQPFIPDYVPAVGDVDAFLQVTEPPLLNPQRRREVEEHLKKLGLYFLDEPSGAQSEPSLLNMKLRSALTGSGSNGRSTSASLVPTAKSNKDIDKWINEVEQVHMSQSVYDVQPRKDIENMVIDWPRSYADVGATVQQAYQQCVSDQQTVIDYIRTLCQQFAIEGPLETQADYLLSVQTLFALYLAANQAWE encoded by the exons ATGAACTATTACGATGAGGAAATTTCTGTGAATGTTTTGGCAGGAGCTGCAGATATTAAACCAACCCCCAACAATATCAAGATGGAACGTATACCCAGTCGAGGAAGCACATTGGATAGTGTTAGATCCGTAGTTTCAAGGCAAGAAAGTGATGCAGGCAGTGATAATGCTTTACAACGTGGGGCTATGCTTGGAAGACCACGCCAAAGGGTGATG ATGCATGGCAATTCAACCGATGATGATGGCTTGCTCCAAGACATTCTAgatcatgatgatgatgaagatgatgaCAGTGATATACAAATGGAGGATAAGCCTTCATTACAACCCATTTATAGTGAACAAAAAGATTTCACTCGACGTAGCGGTGGTGGTGGTGCTGGTGCTGCCGCTACTGGCGGCATGCAGCAGCGTAATCAAGCTAGACCCACTAGCTCCAGAATGAAAGTTAATTTGCCCACAGCAAAGATATTGGATAATGATTCCGATGGTTCAGAAACCGATTCGGAAGAGACTGATGGCGATGGACATGGTCGTAAACATGGCAAAGGAAATGGGCCCATGGACTATTCACCAAGTTGGGAATCTCAAATGACTATAACACCCGACAAATGGGAAAATCTGCAAGTGAATCAAGAGATCAAGGATCTCTTTCCCTATATTCTCAAGTATATACCTCAGCACATCGAGACCGCATATCATTTGCAACCTTTTATACCCGATTATGTTCCGGCTGTGGGTGATGTTGATGCCTTTTTACAGGTCACTGAACCGCCATTGCTTAATCCTCAGCGTAGGCGTGAAGTAGAGGAACACCTGAAAAAACTTGGTCTCTATTTTTTGGATGAACCTTCAGGGGCACAGAGTGAACCCAGTTTGTTGAATATGAAATTACGCTCGGCCCTCACTGGTAGTGGTAGCAATGGTCGTTCCACCTCAGCATCCCTTGTGCCAACTGCCAAATCCAACAAGGATATTGATAAATGGATAAATGAGGTTGAGCAAGTGCACATGTCTCAATCTGTATACGATGTTCAGCCCCGTAAGGACATAGAGAACATGGTAATTGACTGGCCACGTTCATATGCAGATGTTGGGGCGACAGTTCAACAGGCCTACCAACAGTGTGTTTCTGACCAGCAAACGGTCATCGATTACATTCGTACATTGTGTCAGCAATTTGCTATCGAGGGACCACTCGAGACACAAGCGGATTATTTGTTAAGTGTACAGACATTGTTTGCCTTGTATTTGGCTGCCAATCAGGCATGGGAATAA